The proteins below come from a single Carassius carassius chromosome 11, fCarCar2.1, whole genome shotgun sequence genomic window:
- the LOC132152764 gene encoding desmin-like, with the protein MSRAYSASAETASSYRRTFGSGLGSSVFSGRAGSSGSARVSSKVYEVSKTASSPIFSSHRASSSSFGGGSMVRSYAGLGEKLDFNLADAMNQDFLNTRTNEKAELQHLNDRFASYIEKVRFLEQQNQALTVEIERLRGREPTRIAEMYEEEMRELRRQVDALTNQRSHIEIERDNLADDLQKLKQRLQEEIHLKEEAENNLSAFRSDVDAATLARLDLERRIEGLHEEIAFLKKIHEEEIRELQNQMQESQVQIQMDMSKPDLTAALRDIRMQYEAIAAKNISEAEEWYKSKVSDLNQAVNKNNDALRQAKLETMEFRHQLQSYTCEIDSLKGTNESLMRQMREMEERNGREAGGYQDTIARLEADIAKMKDEMARHLREYQDLLNVKMALDVEIATYRKLLEGEESRITLPVQSFSALSFRETSPEQHHQQQPRASEVHSKKTVLIKTIETRDGEVVSESTQHQQDVM; encoded by the exons ATGAGCAGGGCATATTCAGCTTCAGCCGAGACGGCTTCCTCTTACCGCCGTACATTCGGCTCCGGCCTGGGCTCCTCCGTTTTCTCTGGCCGTGCAGGTTCTTCTGGATCCGCTCGTGTGTCCTCCAAAGTTTATGAGGTGTCCAAGACCGCCTCTTCTCCCATTTTTTCCAGCCACCGAGCATCCAGCTCTTCATTTGGTGGTGGATCAATGGTCCGTTCCTACGCTGGCCTTGGTGAGAAGCTGGACTTCAATCTTGCCGACGCCATGAACCAGGACTTCCTCAATACACGCACTAATGAGAAGGCAGAGCTGCAACATCTCAACGACCGTTTCGCCAGCTACATCGAGAAGGTGCGCTTCCTAGAGCAGCAGAACCAGGCCTTGACCGTGGAGATTGAACGTCTGCGGGGCCGCGAGCCCACACGCATTGCAGAGATGTAcgaggaggagatgagagagctGCGCAGACAGGTGGATGCACTGACCAATCAGAGGTCCCACATTGAGATAGAGAGGGACAACCTGGCCGATGACCTGCAGAAACTAAAACAGAG ACTTCAAGAGGAGATCCACCTGAAAGAGGAAGCTGAGAACAACCTCTCTGCTTTTAGATCT GATGTAGATGCTGCCACTCTGGCCAGGCTGGACCTGGAAAGACGTATTGAAGGCCTTCATGAAGAGATTGCATTCCTCAAGAAGATCCATGAGGAG GAGATCCGTGAACTGCAAAACCAGATGCAGGAGAGTCAGGTGCAGATCCAAATGGACATGTCCAAACCAGACCTGACTGCCGCCCTCAGGGACATCCGCATGCAGTACGAGGCTATCGCTGCCAAGAATATCTCAGAGGCTGAGGAATGGTACAAGTCTAAG GTGTCAGATCTGAATCAGGCAGTAAACAAGAATAATGATGCTCTCAGACAAGCCAAGCTGGAGACCATGGAGTTCCGTCACCAGCTCCAGTCCTACACTTGCGAGATCGACTCTCTCAAGGGCACT AATGAGTCTTTGATGAGGCAAATGAGGGAGATGGAGGAGAGGAATGGCCGTGAGGCCGGTGGTTATCAGGACACCATTGCCCGCCTCGAGGCTGACATCGCAAAAATGAAGGATGAAATGGCTCGCCATCTCCGTGAGTACCAGGATCTGCTGAATGTTAAGATGGCACTTGATGTGGAGATCGCCACCTACAGGAAGCTTCTGGAAGGAGAGGAGAGCAG GATCACCCTTCCTGTGCAGTCCTTTTCTGCCCTGAGTTTCAGAG AGACCAGCCCAGAGCAGCACCACCAGCAACAACCGCGCGCATCTGAAGTCCACTCTAAGAAAACAGTTCTGATCAAGACCATTGAGACCCGGGATGGCGag GTCGTCAGCGAGTCCACACAGCACCAGCAGGACGTCATGTAA